A genomic region of uncultured Roseibium sp. contains the following coding sequences:
- a CDS encoding DUF4089 domain-containing protein, with translation MSEEFDAKAHVAHMENLMGLTIEEEWRPVVEAHISAIEKAAALVRSFPLEEEIEAAPVFEA, from the coding sequence ATGAGCGAAGAGTTCGACGCCAAAGCCCATGTTGCGCACATGGAGAATCTCATGGGCCTCACGATCGAGGAGGAGTGGCGACCGGTGGTCGAGGCGCATATTTCTGCGATTGAAAAGGCGGCCGCGCTTGTCCGGTCCTTTCCGCTGGAGGAGGAGATTGAAGCCGCACCGGTGTTCGAGGCATGA
- a CDS encoding ABC transporter ATP-binding protein encodes MSIAPDTVSTSRAIGVETVGMTKAFGTLVALDDVSIRVTPGSFHALLGENGAGKSTLVKCMMGFYQPTSGTMLVNENEVGVPNPRAAHALGIGMVYQHFTLVPSLTAAENLVIARADAPRVIDWKAERRALSAFLETTPFKVPLDVPVSGLSAGEKQKLEILKQLYLDQHFLILDEPTSVLTPDEADEVLGLLRGMTEAGDLTILMITHKFREVTAYADDVTVLRRGRVVGGGRVRDLSVDDMSRMMIGETEIRESAERASHRQPALKLELAGLFADDDEELPAIEAVSLKIHAGEILGIAGVSGNGQSELIEVLSGQRLLKDGRIFIDKKPYEPERGQMDTFKVFGFSEEPLKNVAVPRMSVAENMAFRTFDKAPISPFKGWLSPPPMRRQARELIAAYRVKTPSTEEPIENLSGGNVQRAILARELSGDVDILIVANPCFGLDFASVAEIRAQIMDQRNNGAAILLVSEDLDEILELADTVAVMSEGKITYQSPMAETDRATIGHAMAGHH; translated from the coding sequence ATGAGCATTGCTCCGGATACGGTCTCGACATCACGTGCAATCGGTGTTGAAACCGTCGGCATGACCAAGGCTTTCGGCACTCTGGTCGCGCTGGATGACGTTTCGATCCGGGTGACACCCGGGTCCTTTCACGCGCTGCTCGGCGAAAACGGTGCCGGCAAGTCGACGCTCGTCAAATGCATGATGGGGTTCTACCAGCCGACAAGCGGAACCATGCTCGTCAATGAAAATGAAGTCGGCGTTCCAAATCCGCGTGCCGCGCACGCGCTCGGCATCGGCATGGTGTACCAGCACTTCACGCTGGTGCCGTCCCTGACGGCGGCTGAAAACCTCGTCATCGCACGCGCGGACGCTCCGCGCGTCATTGACTGGAAGGCCGAACGCCGGGCGCTGAGCGCCTTTCTGGAAACAACGCCGTTCAAGGTGCCGCTCGACGTCCCGGTGTCCGGGCTTTCGGCCGGTGAAAAGCAGAAACTGGAAATTCTCAAGCAGCTCTATCTGGATCAGCATTTCCTGATCCTCGATGAACCGACATCGGTGCTGACGCCGGACGAGGCCGATGAAGTGCTTGGGCTGTTGCGCGGGATGACAGAGGCCGGTGACCTGACGATCCTGATGATCACGCACAAGTTTCGCGAAGTCACGGCCTATGCGGACGATGTCACGGTGTTGAGACGCGGGCGCGTGGTCGGCGGCGGCCGGGTCCGGGATCTGTCCGTCGACGACATGAGCCGCATGATGATCGGTGAAACTGAAATCCGGGAAAGCGCTGAACGGGCATCTCATCGGCAACCGGCGCTCAAGCTGGAACTGGCCGGACTGTTCGCCGATGACGACGAGGAACTGCCTGCCATCGAAGCCGTCAGCCTGAAGATCCATGCGGGCGAGATTCTCGGCATCGCGGGTGTGTCCGGCAACGGCCAGTCCGAACTGATCGAAGTGCTCTCCGGCCAGCGCCTCTTGAAGGACGGCCGGATCTTCATCGACAAGAAGCCCTATGAGCCCGAGCGCGGACAGATGGACACGTTCAAGGTATTCGGGTTCTCCGAAGAACCGCTCAAGAACGTGGCGGTGCCCCGAATGAGCGTTGCGGAAAACATGGCGTTCCGCACCTTCGACAAGGCGCCGATCTCTCCCTTCAAGGGCTGGTTGTCACCGCCGCCCATGCGCCGTCAGGCCCGGGAGCTGATTGCGGCCTACCGGGTCAAGACACCCTCCACCGAAGAACCGATCGAAAATCTCTCCGGCGGAAACGTGCAACGCGCGATCCTTGCGCGGGAACTCTCCGGTGACGTTGACATTCTGATCGTTGCCAACCCCTGTTTCGGGCTGGACTTTGCGTCCGTTGCCGAAATCAGGGCGCAGATCATGGATCAGCGCAACAACGGGGCCGCAATCCTCCTCGTCTCCGAGGATCTGGACGAAATCCTGGAACTTGCCGACACGGTCGCAGTCATGTCCGAGGGAAAGATCACCTATCAGTCTCCAATGGCGGAAACGGACAGGGCAACGATCGGCCACGCCATGGCGGGACATCACTGA
- a CDS encoding 5-formyltetrahydrofolate cyclo-ligase, producing the protein MDDARWSGRNRDKDRIRDLVWSGLEKTGTSIGPAHSCIPNFAGADLAARNLARLPAWQAARVVKCNPDPPQIPVRLRALYEGKIVYAPVPELLKPFPFVRLDPDKLERKGIQFELAATSQGFVEHGEAVEFEDMELLDFVVVGCVAVSRSGARTGKGGGFADLELGIFRELDKLKPDTLITTTVHSSQVVGNDQLVMMDHDSALDAIATETELIETGTEFPQPEGVAWDAVQPDQFRDIPFLETLRGRLNSKGRG; encoded by the coding sequence ATGGATGACGCACGCTGGTCCGGGCGGAACCGGGACAAGGACCGGATCAGGGACCTTGTTTGGTCCGGTCTTGAAAAGACCGGCACCAGCATTGGTCCGGCGCACAGCTGCATTCCGAATTTCGCGGGCGCGGACCTTGCGGCGCGCAACCTTGCGCGCCTTCCCGCGTGGCAGGCGGCGAGAGTGGTAAAGTGCAATCCCGATCCGCCGCAGATCCCGGTCAGGCTGCGTGCGCTTTACGAAGGCAAGATCGTCTATGCCCCTGTTCCCGAACTCCTCAAACCATTTCCCTTTGTCCGCCTCGATCCGGATAAGCTCGAACGGAAAGGCATTCAGTTCGAACTGGCGGCGACCTCGCAGGGCTTTGTCGAACACGGTGAGGCGGTTGAATTCGAGGACATGGAACTGCTGGATTTCGTCGTCGTCGGATGTGTCGCCGTCAGCCGTTCGGGCGCGCGGACCGGCAAGGGCGGCGGCTTCGCGGATCTTGAACTCGGCATTTTCCGGGAACTGGACAAGCTCAAGCCGGATACCCTGATCACGACGACGGTTCATTCCTCGCAGGTCGTCGGCAACGATCAACTCGTCATGATGGATCACGACAGCGCGCTCGACGCAATCGCAACGGAAACCGAACTGATCGAAACCGGCACGGAGTTTCCGCAGCCGGAAGGCGTCGCCTGGGACGCTGTCCAGCCGGACCAGTTCCGGGACATCCCGTTTCTTGAAACACTTCGCGGCCGCCTGAATTCCAAGGGGAGGGGGTGA
- a CDS encoding isochorismatase family cysteine hydrolase: MLKVNADPFTFAFDPSSTALVVIDMQRDFIEPGGFGETLGNDVSHMQRAISPTRNLLQLFRQKRWPVFHTRECHAADLSDCPPAKRDRGSPSMRIGDDGPMGRILVRGEPGAEIIAECAPLPGENVIDKPGKGAFYATSLGEDLERLKIRSLVFAGVTTEVCVQTTMREANDRGYECLLIEEATESYFPEFKAATLDMIRAQGGIVGWTAPLKSFASALNPQDETR, translated from the coding sequence ATGCTCAAGGTCAATGCCGATCCTTTCACGTTCGCGTTTGACCCGTCCAGCACGGCGCTGGTCGTGATCGACATGCAACGCGACTTCATCGAGCCGGGCGGCTTCGGGGAAACGCTCGGAAACGACGTGTCGCACATGCAGCGGGCGATTTCCCCGACGCGGAACCTCTTGCAGCTGTTCCGGCAAAAGCGATGGCCGGTCTTTCACACACGGGAGTGCCACGCCGCCGACCTCAGCGACTGCCCGCCGGCCAAAAGGGACCGCGGCAGCCCGTCGATGCGCATCGGAGATGACGGGCCGATGGGCCGCATCCTCGTAAGGGGGGAGCCGGGCGCCGAGATTATCGCCGAATGCGCGCCTCTCCCTGGTGAAAACGTCATCGACAAGCCCGGGAAGGGCGCGTTTTACGCGACATCCCTTGGCGAGGATCTTGAACGACTGAAGATCCGCAGCCTCGTCTTTGCCGGTGTCACAACGGAAGTCTGCGTTCAGACGACCATGCGCGAGGCCAATGACCGCGGCTATGAATGCCTCCTGATCGAGGAGGCGACCGAGAGCTATTTTCCCGAGTTCAAGGCGGCGACGCTCGACATGATCCGGGCACAGGGCGGCATCGTCGGCTGGACCGCCCCCCTGAAGTCATTTGCCTCGGCACTCAATCCCCAGGACGAAACCAGATGA
- the hpxZ gene encoding oxalurate catabolism protein HpxZ, with amino-acid sequence MDINIPSVKAEVEAVFEEYETALVGNDVATLDRLFLDAPTTIRYGGGENLYGYGEIAAFRSARSDGNLQRRLERTVITTYGSDFATAATLFYRDTAPGKVGRQMQTWMRTPDGWKVVAAHVSVIAE; translated from the coding sequence ATGGACATCAATATTCCGTCCGTGAAAGCCGAGGTTGAAGCGGTCTTTGAAGAATACGAAACGGCGCTTGTCGGCAACGATGTCGCAACGCTCGACCGCCTGTTTCTCGACGCGCCGACAACGATCAGGTACGGCGGCGGCGAGAATCTCTACGGGTATGGAGAGATCGCAGCCTTCAGGTCGGCACGAAGCGACGGCAACCTTCAAAGGCGATTGGAGAGGACGGTGATCACCACCTACGGCTCGGACTTCGCCACGGCCGCGACCCTGTTCTATCGCGACACGGCCCCCGGCAAGGTCGGCCGCCAGATGCAGACCTGGATGAGGACGCCGGACGGCTGGAAGGTCGTCGCTGCCCATGTGAGCGTCATCGCGGAGTGA
- a CDS encoding AtzE family amidohydrolase → MSGGTDITAMTAAEIARAVGGGNVSAKDIVEASLAQIEKRNPAVNAFTDVTADAALADARKIDDAVAAGTRLPLAGVPFAVKNLFDIEGVVTRAGSKINRGNAPATADATLVQNLRRQGAVLMGGLNMGEYAYDFTGENIHDGNCLNPHDPSRMSGGSSSGSGAAVASGMVPVSLGSDTNGSIRVPSSFCGLFGLKPTYGRLSRHGTYPFVGSLDHLGPMARSAADLSLVFDALQGADPNDPAQAARPALATCEQIAQRADRLRIAVAGGYFREKAEPEALAAVDTVARALGASDEIDIPEAARARAAAYVITSAEGANLHFERIVARPADYDPDTRDRFLAGTTVPALWVQQAQRFRSWFRAKMRRIFEDVDILLAPATPFSALPSGTKTITLDGLTMPARPNIGLFTQPVSFIGLPVVAVPVWLEGAALPIGVQVIAPAWREDLALRVAAELERTGVCRAPVAA, encoded by the coding sequence ATGAGCGGCGGAACCGACATCACCGCGATGACCGCGGCGGAGATCGCGCGCGCCGTCGGCGGCGGCAACGTATCGGCAAAGGATATTGTCGAGGCGTCGCTGGCGCAGATCGAAAAGCGCAATCCGGCGGTCAACGCCTTCACCGACGTAACAGCGGATGCCGCCCTGGCGGACGCGCGAAAGATTGACGATGCTGTTGCAGCCGGCACGAGATTACCGCTCGCCGGTGTTCCCTTCGCGGTGAAGAACCTGTTCGATATTGAGGGCGTCGTCACGCGGGCCGGGTCGAAGATCAATCGGGGTAACGCCCCTGCGACGGCCGACGCGACACTCGTTCAAAACCTGCGCCGGCAGGGCGCCGTCCTGATGGGCGGGCTGAACATGGGCGAATATGCCTATGATTTTACGGGCGAAAACATTCACGACGGAAACTGCCTGAACCCTCATGACCCGAGCCGGATGAGCGGTGGATCGTCGTCAGGATCCGGAGCGGCCGTTGCCTCCGGCATGGTGCCGGTAAGCCTCGGATCGGACACCAACGGGTCGATCCGGGTACCCTCGTCCTTCTGCGGCCTTTTCGGTCTCAAGCCCACCTACGGGCGTCTGTCGCGCCATGGCACCTACCCGTTTGTCGGCAGCCTCGACCACCTCGGACCCATGGCAAGATCGGCCGCCGATCTGTCGCTGGTCTTCGATGCGCTTCAGGGAGCCGATCCGAACGACCCGGCGCAGGCGGCAAGACCCGCGCTCGCGACCTGTGAACAGATCGCGCAAAGGGCGGACAGACTGCGCATCGCGGTTGCCGGCGGCTATTTCCGGGAAAAGGCGGAACCGGAAGCGCTTGCCGCCGTGGACACCGTTGCGCGCGCGCTGGGAGCTTCGGATGAAATCGACATTCCCGAGGCCGCGCGTGCCCGGGCCGCAGCCTATGTGATCACCAGCGCGGAAGGCGCGAACCTGCACTTCGAGCGCATCGTGGCGCGCCCCGCAGACTACGATCCGGACACGCGCGACAGGTTTCTGGCAGGGACCACGGTCCCGGCTCTTTGGGTGCAGCAGGCGCAGCGCTTTCGCAGCTGGTTTCGCGCAAAGATGCGCAGGATATTCGAAGACGTCGATATTCTGCTCGCCCCGGCCACACCCTTTTCCGCACTGCCGTCAGGAACGAAGACCATCACGCTGGACGGCCTCACGATGCCCGCACGCCCGAACATCGGTCTGTTCACCCAGCCCGTGTCCTTCATCGGGCTGCCGGTGGTCGCGGTTCCGGTCTGGCTTGAGGGCGCGGCGCTGCCCATCGGCGTTCAGGTGATTGCACCGGCGTGGCGCGAAGACCTGGCGCTGCGAGTTGCCGCCGAACTTGAACGCACCGGCGTCTGCAGAGCGCCTGTCGCCGCCTGA